In the Topomyia yanbarensis strain Yona2022 chromosome 3, ASM3024719v1, whole genome shotgun sequence genome, one interval contains:
- the LOC131687751 gene encoding uncharacterized protein LOC131687751, which yields MTNPFPHADHLTNEEVDYELVIRGKAEETKCDPEVKYRLLRNLFHEDVRENRDYPSPYTIDQEYDYIMGRVETVSRKLDNGPDERVISRLKHYLLRVMRCQTPDLPSEQMRRELSNHIRSILNRSSGRKGPDEKQSRALAADARRESLGKEGVEEGEAGAVGGQSIDDSVEENNDIGSPVSNQGQALEGRVSDQSKVLLDRIAQLERELLKSHLADRPRASNILAGNGINGGTFDWRSSGNGNTRRNATSQLEVNRQNFHREERAGEITMRSDYPQEPRYDERSRNEGYNLRDQYQGDRRRSSQPLTITNDYSRLHFGRSYYERDEAQRRNNLPYYPRGYEGERIRPSQGFRNSGNFWERSSGLSSDDEEGPDVFHRQFRQRRHRRISDAEIQNADRRMEKWHLTFSGDARQRSLEDFLHQIRRLATMDRIADDVLLQRVHTILRGEAYDWYLCYSDEFLNWEDFEEKIRYMYGNPNKDQGNRQRIYERKQLRQETFLSFKMEIERLNKLLTRPLDQERLFEVIWDNMRPHYRSKLACRTVRDLRKLEYYAYRIDAHDPAYRHARDGPSRPANVHRIEVEEKVEDSYSSYSEPEELNALDRKYDRDRKRHPPVSQQSNQIPESGKVCEVRVQTESCPHVTVQIFDNNYDALLDSGASVSVTNIPDIAERNGLALQPSPLKIVTADKTVHESLGYVQLPIRFRGVTKILPTLVVPQVSRALILGYDFWKRFGIQPMVLGENGFEQVNIAESTGQPSPEMDTLQVSILPIATLPALKQIEPDETLDIPALELPEASKTTPETVETEHELTTEERKQLAEVIRLFPCTTENRLGRTTLLQHEIVLREEAKPTRTPLYRCSPAVQAEMEAELERYKRMDAIEECTSEWASALVPVRKANGKLRVCLDSRRINAWTKKDSYPMRNMGGIFHRLGKAKYYSVVDLKDAYFQIPLKMECRDYTAFRTPQGLFRFKVCPFGLTNAPFTMCRLMDRVIGFDLEPNVFVYLDDIVIATETLAEHMRLLRIVADRLSKANLTISLDKSRFCRKQVTYLGYLLTEEGVSIDNSRISPILDYARPRNVKDIRRLLGLAGFYQRFIRDYSRIVAPISDLLKKSRVKFQWTEAAEAAFGELRAALVSAPILGNPNFALPFSIESDASDNAVGAALVQQQDGEQKVIAYFSKKLSSTQRKYASVEKECLGVLLAIEHFRHYVEGMRFKVVTDARSLLWLFTIGVESGNAKLLRWALKIQSYNIELEYRKGRSNILADCLLRSIETVSVQVKDGDHRELMARIGKEPAKFPDFRMVGGQVLKLVKADGKVEDARFQWKHYPPKSERADIVRTTHERAHLGPEKTLASIRERYYWPLMSSEVKRFCQRCLTCQMSKATNQNTTPPMAGQKKMAQYPWQFLAMDYVGPLPASGKGRSTCLLVVTDLFSKFVIVQPFRQATAESLVSFVENSLFLMFGVPEVILSDNGTQFVSQSFQNLLTRYHVTHWRTPNYHPQINDSERVNRVITTAIRACIRKDHREWTNNLQQIADAVRNSVHDATRHTPYFVMFGRNRISDGREYRQLRDSPTSNDGLLGNEEQKKLLADVRKNLQTAYEKHSSYYNLRSNAYCATYSVGERVLKKNTEQSDKGKGFCAKLAPKYVPAIVRRVVGAHCYDLEDLGGRRMGIFHCKFLKKLAPPNTSLSPN from the exons ATGACGAACCCATTTCCCCACGCTGACCACCTGACTAACGAGGAAGTGGACTACGAATTAGTTATTCGGGGTAAGGCAGAGGAGACGAAATGCGACCCGGAGGTCAAATATAGATTGCTTCGTAATTTGTTTCACGAAGATGTACGTGAGAATCGTGACTATCCGTCCCCGTACACTATAGATCAGGAATACGACTACATTATGGGAAGGGTTGAAACTGTGAGTAGGAAGTTGGATAATGGCCCTGATGAACGGGTCATTTCTCGTCTAAAGCATTATCTTCTCAGGGTTATGAGATGTCAGACTCCCGATCTGCCATCCGAACAAATGCGGAGGGAGCTTTCAAACCATATACGTAGCATTTTGAACAGGTCTAGTGGGCGGAAAGGGCCCGACGAAAAACAAAGTAGGGCGTTGGCAGCAGATGCTCGAAGAGAATCATTGGGTAAGGAGGGGGTTGAAGAAGGCGAGGCTGGGGCGGTTGGAGGTCAAAGTATAGATGATTCGGTTGAGGAGAATAACGATATCGGCAGTCCAGTGTCCAACCAAGGGCAGGCACTGGAGGGAAGGGTAAGTGATCAGAGCAAGGTATTGTTGGACCGAATCGCCCAGCTCGAGAGAGAGCTGTTAAAATCTCATCTAGCAGATCGACCCAGAGCTAGTAATATTCTGGCTGGAAACGGCATAAATGGCGGAACATTCGATTGGCGTTCTTCTGGGAACGGGAATACTCGTAGGAATGCGACGAGCCAGTTGGAAGTTAACCGCCAAAATTTCCACAGAGAAGAGAGGGCTGGAGAGATAACCATGCGATCGGATTATCCGCAGGAACCCCGTTACGATGAGCGGTCTCGCAACGAAGGCTACAACTTGAGGGATCAATATCAAGGGGACCGACGTAGAAGCAGCCAACCGTTGACGATAACAAACGATTATTCCAGACTTCATTTCGGGAGGAGCTATTATGAGCGAGATGAAGCACAACGACGAAATAATTTGCCATATTATCCGAGGGGGTACGAGGGAGAAAGAATCCGACCGAGTCAGGGTTTTCGCAATTCGGGTAACTTCTGGGAACGTAGTTCCGGTCTTAGCTCCGACGACGAAGAGGGCCCTGATGTATTTCATCGCCAATTTCGGCAACGTAGGCACCGACGAATCAGCGATGCGGAGATTCAGAACGCAGATCGTCGCATGGAAAAGTGGCACTTGACCTTCAGCGGGGATGCCCGTCAACGCTCGCTGGAAGATTTTTTGCATCAAATCCGCCGACTAGCCACGATGGATCGAATCGCAGATGATGTATTGCTGCAAAGAGTCCACACGATCCTTAGAGGGGAAGCTTACGACTGGTATCTATGTTATTCGGACGAGTTCCTCAATTGGGAGGACTTCGAAGAAAAAATACGATATATGTACGGCAACCCTAATAAAGATCAAGGAAATCGGCAGAGGATTTACGAGCGCAAGCAACTTCGCCAGGAGACGTTCCTTTCTTTCAAAATGGAAATCGAACGGCTAAATAAGTTGTTGACCAGGCCGTTGGACCAAGAAAGACTGTTCGAAGTGATATGGGACAACATGCGTCCCCATTACCGGTCCAAGCTGGCCTGCCGAACCGTGAGGGACCTTCGGAAGTTGGAGTACTATGCCTACCGCATCGATGCTCATGATCCAGCGTACCGCCATGCTCGGGACGGACCATCTCGACCGGCGAATGTTCATCGAATCGAAGTCGAAGAAAAGGTTGAGGATTCGTATTCTTCTTATTCGGAGCCGGAAGAGCTTAACGCCCTCGATAGGAAGTATGACAGGGATCGGAAAAGGCATCCACCCGTATCGCAACAATCCAACCAGATACCGGAGAGTGGA AAGGTTTGTGAGGTAAGAGTACAGACAGAAAGTTGTCCGCACGTCACCGTGCAGATTTTCGACAACAACTACGATGCCCTTTTAGATTCCGGGGCAAGCGTTAGCGTCACCAATATTCCGGACATTGCGGAACGAAATGGTTTAGCCTTGCAACCGAGTCCGCTGAAAATCGTAACTGCGGATAAGACTGTACACGAGAGCCTAGGTTACGTTCAGCTGCCAATTAGGTTTCGGGGAGTGACGAAAATTCTTCCGACGTTGGTAGTTCCTCAAGTGTCGCGGGCTTTGATCCTTGGATATGACTTTTGGAAGAGATTTGGAATTCAACCGATGGTCTTAGGGGAGAATGGTTTCGAACAAGTCAATATCGCTGAATCTACTGGTCAACCAAGCCCTGAGATGGATACATTGCAGGTGTCGATATTACCGATCGCCACACTTCCGGCACTGAAGCAAATCGAACCAGACGAAACTCTAGATATTCCAGCTTTGGAGTTACCAGAGGCATCCAAGACGACCCCCGAGACGGTCGAAACCGAGCACGAATTGACAACGGAGGAACGTAAACAACTAGCTGAGGTAATTAGATTGTTTCCATGTACAACTGAAAATCGACTGGGAAGGACCACGCTATTGCAGCACGAAATCGTTTTACGTGAGGAGGCCAAACCTACGCGCACGCCATTGTATCGCTGTTCCCCGGCTGTGCAGGCCGAGATGGAGGCTGAACTTGAGAGGTATAAACGGATGGACGCTATCGAGGAGTGTACTAGCGAGTGGGCCAGCGCTCTAGTTCCCGTTCGGAAAGCAAACGGAAAGCTTAGAGTATGTCTCGACTCGCGACGTATCAATGCCTGGACCAAAAAGGATTCCTATCCAATGCGGAATATGGGAGGGATTTTCCATCGTCTGGGAAAGGCCAAGTACTACTCCGTTGTAGATCTGAAGGATGCGTATTTCCAAATTCCGTTGAAAATGGAATGCCGGGATTATACCGCCTTCAGAACGCCCCAGGGTTTATTCCGATTTAAGGTCTGCCCATTTGGGCTCACGAATGCGCCGTTTACTATGTGTAGGTTGATGGATCGCGTGATTGGGTTCGATCTCGAGCCCAATGTCTTCGTCTACCTGGATGACATTGTTATTGCCACAGAGACATTAGCAGAGCATATGCGGTTACTGCGGATTGTAGCGGATCGATTATCTAAAGCGAACCTCACCATCTCCCTGGATAAAAGCCGTTTTTGCAGAAAGCAGGTGACCTACCTGGGATACCTACTTACGGAGGAAGGCGTGTCGATCGATAATAGCCGGATCTCGCCGATCCTGGACTATGCACGGCCCCGAAATGTAAAGGACATTCGTCGGCTGTTAGGCCTTGCCGGCTTTTATCAACGATTCATCCGGGACTATAGCCGAATCGTCGCGCCGATATCGGATTTGCTTAAGAAATCTAGGGTCAAATTCCAATGGACAGAAGCGGCTGAAGCAGCATTTGGAGAGTTGAGGGCTGCATTGGTATCTGCGCCTATACTAGGAAACCCCAACTTTGCACTGCCATTTTCCATCGAGTCAGACGCTTCTGACAATGCGGTTGGAGCAGCCCTAGTCCAACAACAGGACGGCGAACAGAAGGTCATAGCTTATTTTAGCAAAAAGCTGAGCAGTACCCAGCGAAAGTATGCCAGCGTTGAGAAGGAGTGTTTGGGAGTGTTGTTGGCCATAGAGCACTTTCGACACTACGTAGAGGGGATGCGGTTTAAGGTAGTTACGGATGCCCGCAGCTTACTGTGGCTCTTCACCATTGGCGTGGAGTCCGGTAATGCGAAGCTATTGCGATGGGCTCTTAAAATCCAGTCGTATAACATCGAGCTGGAATACCGGAAAGGGAGGAGCAATATCCTGGCTGACTGTCTGTTGCGGTCGATAGAAACAGTCTCCGTGCAGGTCAAGGACGGCGATCACCGAGAACTTATGGCTAGAATAGGAAAAGAACCAGCAAAGTTTCCTGACTTTCGCATGGTGGGAGGCCAAGTCCTTAAGCTCGTGAAAGCGGATGGGAAAGTAGAGGATGCCCGTTTTCAATGGAAACATTACCCTCCAAAGTCAGAACGAGCTGATATTGTACGCACCACCCACGAGAGGGCGCACCTCGGACCGGAGAAAACGTTGGCCAGCATAAGGGAGCGATATTATTGGCCGCTGATGAGTAGCGAGGTGAAACGGTTCTGTCAGCGCTGTTTGACCTGTCAAATGAGCAAAGCGACGAACCAGAACACGACCCCTCCGATGGCCGGACAGAAAAAAATGGCCCAATATCCTTGGCAGTTTCTCGCGATGGACTATGTCGGTCCACTTCCAGCATCGGGGAAGGGCAGGAGCACCTGCTTGCTGGTGGTTACGGACCTTTTCAGCAAGTTTGTTATCGTTCAACCCTTTCGACAAGCAACAGCAGAATCTTTAGTTAGCTTCGTAGAGAATTCACTGTTTCTGATGTTTGGCGTTCCGGAAGTAATCCTGTCCGACAATGGAACGCAGTTTGTTTCCCAGTCCTTCCAAAATCTTTTGACCAGGTATCACGTCACCCACTGGAGAACGCCAAACTATCACCCGCAGATTAATGATTCTGAAAGGGTCAATCGAGTAATCACGACCGCCATTCGTGCCTGCATTCGGAAGGATCACCGAGAATGGACGAACAATCTACAGCAGATAGCCGACGCGGTTCGAAATTCTGTCCATGATGCCACTCGTCACACCCCATACTTTGTCATGTTTGGAAGGAACCGGATTTCCGATGGTCGGGAATATCGCCAGCTTAGAGATTCTCCCACCAGTAACGACGGACTGCTGGGAAATGAGGAACAAAAGAAGCTGTTAGCAGACGTCCGGAAAAACCTCCAGACCGCCTATGAGAAGCATTCGTCCTACTACAACCTTCGGTCGAATGCCTATTGCGCCACCTACTCTGTGGGAGAGCGGGTCCTTAAGAAGAACACGGAGCAATCGGACAAGGGGAAAGGTTTTTGCGCTAAGCTAGCACCAAAATACGTGCCTGCAATAGTTAGAAGGGTAGTGGGAGCGCATTGCTACGACCTCGAGGATTTAGGTGGGAGGCGAATGGGGATCTTCCATTGTAAATTTCTGAAAAAGCTCGCCCCACCAAATACCTCTCTCTCTCCCAATTAA